The proteins below come from a single Conger conger chromosome 10, fConCon1.1, whole genome shotgun sequence genomic window:
- the stk38a gene encoding serine/threonine-protein kinase 38 isoform X1, giving the protein MRFYCSSSTLLVTMAMTGQSSFSSMSNHTKERVTMAKVTLENFYSNLIAQHEEREMRQQKLEKVMDQEGLADEEKRVRRSQHALKETEFLRLKRTRLGLDDFESLKVIGRGAFGEVRLVQKKDTGHVYAMKILRKADMLEKEQVGHIRAERDILVEADSLWVVKMYYSFQDKMNLYLIMEFLPGGDMMTLLMKKDTLSEEATQFYMAETVLAIDSIHQLGFIHRDIKPDNLLLDSRGHVKLSDFGLCTGLKKAHRTEFYRNLNHSLPSDFTFQNMNSKRKAETWKRNRRQLAFSTVGTPDYIAPEVFMQNGYNKLCDWWSLGVIMYEMLIGYPPFCSETPQETYRKVMNWRETLIFPPEVPISERAKDLILRFCCESDHRIGASSVEEIKTNLFFHGVDYNHIRERPAAIPIEIKSIDDTSNFDEFPESDILQPTASVVTNHSEADLKNKDWVFINYTYKRFEGLTARGAIPSYMKSGKR; this is encoded by the exons GTAACCATGGCGATGACGGGCCAGAGTTCCTTCTCCTCGATGAGTAACCACACGAAGGAGCGAGTGACCATGGCCAAGGTGACCCTGGAGAACTTCTACAGCAACCTCATCGCCCAGCACGAGGAGCGCGAGATGAG GCAGCAGAAGCTAGAGAAGGTGATGGATCAGGAGGGGCTGGCAGATGAGGAG AAGCGGGTGCGGCGCTCCCAGCACGCTCTGAAGGAGACGGAGTTCCTGCGTCTGAAGAGGACGCGGCTCGGCCTGGACGACTTCGAGTCCCTGAAGGTCATCGGGAGGGGAGCCTTCGGAGAG GTGCGGCTGGTGCAGAAGAAGGACACGGGGCACGTGTACGCCATGAAGATCCTGCGCAAGGCCGACAtgctggagaaggagcag GTGGGCCACATCCGGGCAGAGAGGGATATCCTGGTGGAAGCTGACAGTCTTTGGGTGGTGAAGATGTACTACAGCTTCCAGGACAAGATGAACCTCTACCTCATCATGGAGTTCCTGCCTGGGG GGGACATGATGACTCTGCTGATGAAGAAGGACACGCTCAGTGAGGAAGCGACACAGTTCTACATGGCGGAGACGGTGCTGGCCATCGACTCCATACACCAGCTGGGCTTCATACACAGAGACATCAAGCCTGACAACCTGCTGCTGGACTCCAGG ggtcacGTTAAGCTGTCTGATTTTGGGCTCTGCACTGGCCTGAAGAAGGCCCACAGGACCGAGTTCTACAGAAACCTCAACCACAGCCTGCCCAGCGACTTCA CGTTCCAGAACATGAACTCCAAAAGGAAAGCTGAAACCTGGAAGAGAAACAGACGGCAGCTG gcctTCTCCACGGTCGGCACGCCGGACTACATCGCCCCAGAGGTCTTCATGCAGAACGGATACAACAAGCTCTGCGATTGGTGGAGCCTGGGGGTCATCATGTACGAGATGCTGATTG GCTACCCCCCGTTCTGCTCGGAGACGCCCCAGGAGACCTACAGGAAGGTGATGAACTGGAGGGAGACGCTGATCTTCCCGCCCGAGGTGCCCATCTCCGAACGAGCCAAAGACCTCATCCTCAG GTTCTGCTGCGAGTCGGATCACCGTATCGGGGCTTCAAGCGTGGAGGAGATCAAGACTAACCTCTTCTTCCACGGGGTGGACTACAACCACATCAG GGAAAGGCCAGCCGCCATCCCCATCGAGATCAAGAGCATCGACGACACGTCCAACTTCGACGAGTTCCCAGAGTCGGATATTCTCCAACCCACAG ccTCTGTGGTCACCAACCACTCTGAGGCAGACCTGAAGAACAAGGACTGGGTCTTCATCAACTACACCTACAAGCGCTTCGAGGGCCTGACGGCCCGAGGGGCCATCCCCTCCTACATGAAGAGCGGGAAGAGGTAG
- the stk38a gene encoding serine/threonine-protein kinase 38 isoform X2 codes for MAMTGQSSFSSMSNHTKERVTMAKVTLENFYSNLIAQHEEREMRQQKLEKVMDQEGLADEEKRVRRSQHALKETEFLRLKRTRLGLDDFESLKVIGRGAFGEVRLVQKKDTGHVYAMKILRKADMLEKEQVGHIRAERDILVEADSLWVVKMYYSFQDKMNLYLIMEFLPGGDMMTLLMKKDTLSEEATQFYMAETVLAIDSIHQLGFIHRDIKPDNLLLDSRGHVKLSDFGLCTGLKKAHRTEFYRNLNHSLPSDFTFQNMNSKRKAETWKRNRRQLAFSTVGTPDYIAPEVFMQNGYNKLCDWWSLGVIMYEMLIGYPPFCSETPQETYRKVMNWRETLIFPPEVPISERAKDLILRFCCESDHRIGASSVEEIKTNLFFHGVDYNHIRERPAAIPIEIKSIDDTSNFDEFPESDILQPTASVVTNHSEADLKNKDWVFINYTYKRFEGLTARGAIPSYMKSGKR; via the exons ATGGCGATGACGGGCCAGAGTTCCTTCTCCTCGATGAGTAACCACACGAAGGAGCGAGTGACCATGGCCAAGGTGACCCTGGAGAACTTCTACAGCAACCTCATCGCCCAGCACGAGGAGCGCGAGATGAG GCAGCAGAAGCTAGAGAAGGTGATGGATCAGGAGGGGCTGGCAGATGAGGAG AAGCGGGTGCGGCGCTCCCAGCACGCTCTGAAGGAGACGGAGTTCCTGCGTCTGAAGAGGACGCGGCTCGGCCTGGACGACTTCGAGTCCCTGAAGGTCATCGGGAGGGGAGCCTTCGGAGAG GTGCGGCTGGTGCAGAAGAAGGACACGGGGCACGTGTACGCCATGAAGATCCTGCGCAAGGCCGACAtgctggagaaggagcag GTGGGCCACATCCGGGCAGAGAGGGATATCCTGGTGGAAGCTGACAGTCTTTGGGTGGTGAAGATGTACTACAGCTTCCAGGACAAGATGAACCTCTACCTCATCATGGAGTTCCTGCCTGGGG GGGACATGATGACTCTGCTGATGAAGAAGGACACGCTCAGTGAGGAAGCGACACAGTTCTACATGGCGGAGACGGTGCTGGCCATCGACTCCATACACCAGCTGGGCTTCATACACAGAGACATCAAGCCTGACAACCTGCTGCTGGACTCCAGG ggtcacGTTAAGCTGTCTGATTTTGGGCTCTGCACTGGCCTGAAGAAGGCCCACAGGACCGAGTTCTACAGAAACCTCAACCACAGCCTGCCCAGCGACTTCA CGTTCCAGAACATGAACTCCAAAAGGAAAGCTGAAACCTGGAAGAGAAACAGACGGCAGCTG gcctTCTCCACGGTCGGCACGCCGGACTACATCGCCCCAGAGGTCTTCATGCAGAACGGATACAACAAGCTCTGCGATTGGTGGAGCCTGGGGGTCATCATGTACGAGATGCTGATTG GCTACCCCCCGTTCTGCTCGGAGACGCCCCAGGAGACCTACAGGAAGGTGATGAACTGGAGGGAGACGCTGATCTTCCCGCCCGAGGTGCCCATCTCCGAACGAGCCAAAGACCTCATCCTCAG GTTCTGCTGCGAGTCGGATCACCGTATCGGGGCTTCAAGCGTGGAGGAGATCAAGACTAACCTCTTCTTCCACGGGGTGGACTACAACCACATCAG GGAAAGGCCAGCCGCCATCCCCATCGAGATCAAGAGCATCGACGACACGTCCAACTTCGACGAGTTCCCAGAGTCGGATATTCTCCAACCCACAG ccTCTGTGGTCACCAACCACTCTGAGGCAGACCTGAAGAACAAGGACTGGGTCTTCATCAACTACACCTACAAGCGCTTCGAGGGCCTGACGGCCCGAGGGGCCATCCCCTCCTACATGAAGAGCGGGAAGAGGTAG